A portion of the Rubripirellula amarantea genome contains these proteins:
- a CDS encoding serine protease family protein — protein sequence MRLIVLFACLLIVALTPLPSLSQDSVFERWDRAVCLHSPGTKPESDTFASGFVVEQSGTLFLVTASHAAHQTQGTSRLRFRCLDGTSQWVSLAILFPGNGNPWVPNRSSDVAIALIASSGPAKPYHTLLAGIAIPVDKLVTEVPRRTTQVEVAGFPFGFGVEPDVKPLVVVTRIASVELKAKNQWGTEPIVYSSPAIAQGTSGGPAFLTVNDPESCDVIGMYVGVCFDASGGKLSKLVPSSVIRTAIKAQSDPGDGG from the coding sequence ATGCGTCTGATCGTTCTTTTCGCTTGCCTGCTCATCGTTGCACTGACGCCGCTACCGTCGCTTAGCCAAGACAGCGTTTTTGAACGATGGGACCGCGCCGTTTGCCTACATTCACCTGGAACTAAACCGGAAAGCGACACTTTTGCGTCTGGCTTCGTCGTTGAACAGTCTGGCACACTTTTTCTCGTAACTGCCAGTCACGCCGCGCATCAAACACAGGGAACATCTCGATTACGATTTCGTTGCTTGGATGGTACTTCACAATGGGTTTCACTCGCGATCCTGTTTCCCGGAAATGGAAATCCTTGGGTGCCGAATCGTTCCTCTGATGTTGCGATTGCTTTGATCGCAAGTTCTGGTCCGGCGAAACCATATCACACACTGCTGGCTGGTATCGCAATTCCAGTCGACAAACTTGTTACCGAAGTACCACGTCGCACAACCCAAGTTGAGGTAGCTGGCTTTCCGTTCGGCTTTGGTGTCGAGCCAGATGTCAAACCGCTTGTGGTCGTGACGCGAATCGCATCCGTAGAGCTAAAGGCTAAGAACCAGTGGGGTACTGAACCGATCGTATATTCGTCTCCGGCGATTGCGCAGGGAACAAGTGGCGGGCCAGCCTTTTTGACTGTTAATGATCCCGAGAGCTGCGATGTGATTGGAATGTATGTCGGCGTTTGTTTCGATGCCTCAGGCGGAAAGCTGTCCAAGCTAGTGCCTTCGTCGGTCATACGAACCGCGATCAAAGCCCAATCTGATCCGGGGGACGGCGGATAA